One window of the Anaerolineae bacterium genome contains the following:
- a CDS encoding DNA/RNA helicase domain-containing protein produces the protein MIVYSSTKSEFRQDVRDNRIEQLILEAYQRNLGHSTSKSEINSWKNSMMYMSNILEDDGIPDNTGVAIEYRIPQTSKRIDIILTGTNDQNRSTAVIVELKQWSDAKLTDKDAIVKTIINGAEREVNHPSYQAWTYAALLEDFNEAVQEQHITLNPCAYLHNMESEDVIKNPRYQSYLQKAPSFIRKDAERLTDFIKQFIRYGDAGQVMFEIDNGKIRPSKNLADKLLSMLQGNEEFFMIDDQKLVYETALNLAQISTVKDKHVLIVEGGPGTGKSVVAINLLVQLTNKRLVTQYVTKNAAPRAVYESVLTGSFTKSHISNLFSGSGAYTKCEPNIFDSLIVDEAHRLNEKSGMFQNLGENQIKEIIQAAKSSIFFIDEDQRVTWKDIGKIKTIEKWANKLGATVHSMELQSQFRCNGSDGYLAWLDNVLQIKETANDTLEGVDYDFRVFGSPNKLRDAILNKNNLNNKARLVAGYCWNWVSKKPENKAQNDIVINEHNFAMQWNLTADGNLWILKPESVNEVGCIHTCQGLEVDYIGVILGPDIVIRNGEVVVQPDQRAKTDQSLKGYKRALRENPEAAIVKAGAIVKNTYRTLMSRGQKGCYIYSTDSETNAYFSELAKSVAYKQKRVERAKAVLVNQEEFQLDRYPGLKLKILKHRDVKPFENAVPIYDLKIAAGQFSAEQQVEDHEWVQLPEEFRINNNLFVTQVVGESMNRRIPNGSWCLFRKDPAGTRKGKAVLVWHREIQDVDMGGHYTIKVYASKKNYATDGTWEHEEITLHPDTTAEGYKPIILKGDQVGDLKIIAELVAVLG, from the coding sequence ATGATCGTATATTCTTCGACCAAATCAGAGTTCAGGCAGGATGTCCGTGATAACCGGATTGAACAATTAATACTCGAAGCCTATCAGCGCAACCTTGGGCACTCCACCAGCAAGTCAGAAATAAACTCATGGAAAAACTCCATGATGTATATGAGCAATATACTGGAAGATGATGGTATTCCTGATAATACAGGCGTGGCCATTGAATATAGAATTCCACAAACCTCGAAGCGTATCGATATTATTCTTACCGGCACGAATGACCAAAATAGAAGTACAGCAGTCATTGTAGAGCTCAAACAATGGTCGGATGCAAAGCTCACAGATAAAGATGCCATCGTAAAAACAATTATAAATGGGGCGGAGCGAGAAGTTAATCATCCGTCATACCAAGCCTGGACATACGCAGCCTTACTTGAAGATTTTAATGAAGCGGTGCAGGAGCAGCACATAACGCTAAATCCATGTGCATATTTACATAATATGGAATCAGAGGATGTCATTAAAAATCCTCGATATCAAAGCTATCTTCAAAAAGCACCATCATTTATTAGAAAAGATGCTGAAAGGCTCACCGATTTTATCAAACAATTCATACGTTATGGCGATGCCGGCCAAGTCATGTTTGAGATTGATAATGGCAAGATCAGGCCATCCAAGAATCTGGCCGATAAACTTCTGTCGATGCTTCAAGGCAATGAAGAATTCTTTATGATTGACGACCAAAAGCTTGTCTATGAAACAGCATTAAATTTAGCGCAAATATCAACTGTTAAAGATAAGCATGTCTTGATCGTAGAAGGTGGCCCAGGTACAGGCAAGTCTGTAGTGGCCATTAACCTGCTTGTACAGCTAACAAATAAACGACTCGTTACACAATATGTGACAAAAAACGCTGCACCACGTGCTGTCTATGAAAGTGTCCTGACGGGTTCGTTCACCAAGAGTCATATTTCTAATTTGTTCAGTGGATCAGGCGCCTATACAAAATGTGAGCCGAATATCTTCGATTCATTAATTGTTGATGAAGCCCACCGTCTTAATGAAAAATCAGGCATGTTCCAAAACCTGGGTGAAAATCAAATAAAGGAAATCATTCAGGCAGCTAAATCCAGCATCTTTTTTATCGATGAAGATCAGCGTGTTACATGGAAGGATATTGGCAAAATAAAGACAATAGAAAAATGGGCCAATAAACTCGGTGCAACTGTTCATAGTATGGAGCTGCAATCACAGTTTAGATGTAATGGCTCAGATGGTTATCTGGCTTGGCTCGATAATGTTTTACAAATAAAAGAAACCGCAAATGACACCCTAGAAGGTGTTGATTACGACTTTCGGGTTTTCGGTTCACCCAATAAACTAAGAGATGCCATCCTAAATAAGAATAATCTTAATAATAAAGCAAGGTTAGTAGCAGGTTATTGCTGGAATTGGGTAAGCAAAAAACCAGAAAATAAAGCGCAAAACGACATAGTCATTAATGAACATAACTTCGCGATGCAATGGAATCTCACGGCAGATGGTAATTTATGGATTCTCAAACCAGAGTCAGTAAATGAAGTCGGCTGTATCCATACATGCCAAGGATTAGAGGTAGATTACATAGGTGTGATTCTTGGCCCAGATATAGTCATCAGAAATGGTGAAGTGGTAGTTCAGCCAGATCAACGAGCAAAAACAGATCAATCTCTAAAAGGCTATAAAAGGGCATTAAGAGAGAACCCGGAAGCTGCCATTGTTAAAGCTGGAGCTATTGTTAAGAATACCTACAGAACACTGATGTCCCGAGGCCAAAAGGGTTGTTATATCTACAGCACAGATTCAGAAACAAATGCATATTTTTCAGAACTAGCAAAATCAGTTGCTTATAAACAGAAGCGGGTGGAACGTGCAAAAGCTGTGTTGGTTAATCAAGAAGAGTTTCAATTAGATCGATATCCGGGGTTAAAACTCAAGATATTGAAGCATCGTGATGTTAAACCGTTTGAAAATGCTGTGCCGATATACGACCTCAAAATAGCAGCTGGTCAGTTTAGTGCTGAACAACAAGTTGAAGATCATGAGTGGGTTCAATTGCCTGAAGAATTCAGAATAAATAATAACCTTTTTGTTACGCAGGTTGTTGGAGAATCCATGAATCGCCGAATTCCAAATGGCTCGTGGTGTCTGTTTCGTAAAGATCCGGCTGGAACCAGAAAAGGGAAAGCAGTCTTGGTTTGGCATAGGGAAATACAGGATGTCGATATGGGTGGCCATTATACAATTAAGGTTTATGCCAGTAAAAAGAATTATGCGACTGATGGAACATGGGAGCATGAGGAAATAACACTCCATCCCGATACAACCGCAGAGGGATATAAACCTATCATCCTTAAAGGTGATCAGGTTGGTGATTTAAAGATAATTGCTGAACTTGTTGCAGTTCTTGGGTAG
- a CDS encoding nucleotide pyrophosphohydrolase has protein sequence MQKLIKKLREFAKERDWDQFHSPKNLSMALSVEVAEVVEHFQWLTEEQSKNLPNDKLEEVETELADILIYLIRLADKLGIDLLAAAQSKIEVNERKYPVGKAKGNAKKYTELDK, from the coding sequence ATGCAAAAGCTCATTAAAAAGCTCAGAGAGTTCGCTAAAGAACGAGACTGGGATCAATTCCATTCCCCCAAAAACCTGTCTATGGCGCTCAGCGTCGAAGTGGCGGAGGTTGTTGAACATTTTCAGTGGCTTACTGAAGAGCAAAGCAAGAACCTTCCGAATGATAAACTGGAAGAAGTCGAAACCGAATTGGCCGATATTCTCATATATCTAATCCGGCTGGCGGATAAGCTGGGAATAGATTTACTTGCAGCCGCTCAGAGTAAGATTGAAGTCAACGAGCGAAAATATCCCGTGGGTAAAGCAAAGGGAAATGCTAAAAAATACACGGAACTTGACAAATGA
- a CDS encoding tetratricopeptide repeat protein, whose protein sequence is MIIVSVPLKDIILDPLKNIDLSTLPEEEAISLLKSSYGFLASSIDINIQDGIAIIKLKEPKKEDVNKALKTYKKGVNEAQQGEYQKAIKCFLKVLGVIPNHVDARRNLAMAYLESGNSDKAQKYLKECIQLDTNNVWSYLLLGNIYAKYNHNLDVAEFYFQKGLSIRPDDNILLNNYAALKMEKKQFKEARDLFEKALVNDPSYPNTYYGLSLLYQSTDNDEQAIELLNRLFDQPESDDIRSKQVYQQAWNLFLEINKNIAEKSCDKLIAYILDYKKEAEERTGFPIQILEDNSLEYVSAIAQMAWKHKRNEHLIKYRKKSPAVTPHLIAHEIEHILLEDADRKKGRNRYFITTAKTREHAIRSISDHIHKLQKQGYAEDKITQVTLQITSGLCNQLFNCPLDMMVEYSIFQKYDKLRPSQIVSLDQLHKEALYVFTSSKIRKLTPPLHIPCQYNA, encoded by the coding sequence ATGATAATCGTTTCTGTGCCATTAAAAGACATCATCCTGGACCCATTAAAAAACATTGACCTTTCCACACTACCTGAGGAAGAAGCAATTTCCCTTCTTAAAAGTTCATATGGTTTTCTTGCCTCCTCGATAGATATCAATATACAGGACGGAATTGCGATTATTAAGCTGAAAGAACCTAAGAAGGAAGATGTTAATAAAGCCTTAAAAACCTATAAAAAAGGGGTTAATGAGGCTCAGCAGGGAGAATATCAGAAGGCTATTAAATGTTTCTTAAAGGTGCTTGGCGTAATCCCTAATCATGTAGATGCAAGAAGAAACCTTGCAATGGCCTATCTTGAATCAGGGAATTCAGATAAGGCGCAAAAATACCTGAAGGAATGTATTCAACTGGACACAAATAATGTCTGGTCATATCTCCTGCTTGGAAACATTTATGCAAAATACAATCATAATCTTGATGTCGCCGAATTCTATTTTCAGAAGGGGCTCTCTATACGACCGGATGATAATATCCTCCTTAACAATTATGCAGCCTTGAAAATGGAGAAAAAACAATTTAAAGAAGCTCGGGATCTGTTTGAAAAAGCCCTTGTAAATGACCCATCCTATCCCAATACATATTATGGACTCTCCCTTTTATATCAGTCTACAGATAATGACGAGCAAGCAATAGAACTGCTTAATAGATTATTTGATCAACCAGAATCTGATGATATTCGGAGTAAGCAGGTTTATCAACAGGCATGGAATTTGTTTTTAGAGATCAATAAAAATATCGCGGAAAAATCCTGCGACAAACTTATAGCCTACATTTTGGACTATAAAAAAGAGGCTGAAGAAAGAACCGGCTTTCCCATACAGATTCTTGAAGACAATTCACTTGAATATGTTTCTGCGATAGCTCAGATGGCCTGGAAGCACAAACGGAATGAACATCTTATCAAATATCGTAAAAAATCGCCCGCTGTTACTCCGCATCTTATTGCCCACGAAATCGAGCACATTTTGCTTGAAGATGCAGATAGAAAAAAAGGTCGCAACCGTTATTTTATTACAACTGCCAAGACAAGAGAACATGCCATACGTTCAATCAGCGATCATATTCATAAACTGCAAAAACAAGGCTACGCAGAGGATAAAATAACACAGGTAACGCTTCAAATTACAAGCGGACTATGCAATCAGCTTTTCAACTGCCCACTTGACATGATGGTTGAATACAGCATTTTTCAAAAATATGATAAACTGCGTCCAAGCCAGATCGTTTCACTAGACCAGTTGCACAAGGAAGCACTCTACGTTTTTACAAGCAGTAAAATAAGAAAGCTTACCCCCCCCCTTCATATACCATGCCAATATAACGCTTAA